The proteins below come from a single Triticum aestivum cultivar Chinese Spring chromosome 5D, IWGSC CS RefSeq v2.1, whole genome shotgun sequence genomic window:
- the LOC123122916 gene encoding peamaclein, whose protein sequence is MKLRPTASTVALLLFLLLASSSLRAAMAGSAFCDGKCGVRCSKAGRHDDCLKYCGICCAECNCVPSGTAGNKDECPCYRDKTTGHGARKRPKCP, encoded by the exons ATGAAGCTTCGCCCCACCGCCAGCACTGtggctctcctcctcttcctcctcttggcATCCTCGTCTCTGCGTGCCGCCATGGCTGGATCAG CGTTCTGCGACGGCAAGTGCGGGGTGAGGTGCTCCAAGGCGGGGCGGCACGACGACTGCCTCAAGTACTGCGGGATATGCTGCGCCGAGTGCAACTGCGTGCCGTCGGGGACCGCCGGCAACAAGGACGAATGCCCCTGCTACCGCGACAAGACCACCGGCCACGGCGCGCGCAAGAGGCCCAAGTGCCCATGA